From Pseudoalteromonas rubra, one genomic window encodes:
- a CDS encoding SPOR domain-containing protein yields MAQHDYINKKPGGKKAAKGKTAKPFPKYFAALTLVLIGAFGYGLWYIKQHGEPEAQPVSPTPAQTTAQPKVEKDLPRPPDFIKDIKDHEVKVEVKKIESKGPYQMQCGSFRTYKQAEQMKAKMAFAGLIAEIRRTEGSNGVWYRVRLGPYDTKRGAESDKNKLERINIVSCGIWKWT; encoded by the coding sequence ATGGCACAACACGACTATATAAATAAAAAGCCGGGCGGCAAAAAAGCCGCCAAAGGAAAGACCGCCAAACCCTTTCCAAAATATTTTGCTGCGCTGACACTGGTGTTGATCGGTGCCTTTGGTTATGGCCTGTGGTACATCAAGCAGCACGGCGAACCAGAGGCACAGCCTGTCAGCCCAACGCCCGCACAGACAACTGCGCAACCGAAAGTCGAAAAAGACCTGCCACGCCCGCCTGACTTCATCAAAGACATTAAAGATCATGAGGTGAAAGTCGAGGTCAAGAAAATTGAGAGTAAGGGCCCCTACCAGATGCAATGTGGATCATTCAGAACCTATAAGCAGGCAGAACAAATGAAAGCCAAGATGGCGTTTGCCGGCCTGATCGCTGAGATCCGTCGCACAGAAGGCTCCAATGGTGTCTGGTACCGGGTGCGTCTTGGTCCCTATGACACCAAACGGGGCGCTGAGAGCGACAAAAATAAGCTGGAGCGGATAAACATCGTCAGCTGTGGGATCTGGAAGTGGACTTGA
- a CDS encoding gamma-butyrobetaine hydroxylase-like domain-containing protein produces the protein MYQVTKLHYHTRQSRLDVYFDDGLTHTLSAEFLRVHSPSAEVQGHGPGQQQLVLNKQDVAISQIEPIGHYAVRLVFDDGHNSGLFSWQYLRKLCEQEDELWQLYQQRVSARHDVPIKFTP, from the coding sequence ATGTATCAAGTTACCAAACTGCATTACCACACCCGACAAAGTCGGCTTGATGTGTACTTTGATGATGGTCTGACGCACACACTCAGCGCCGAATTTTTGCGGGTCCACTCCCCGTCAGCTGAGGTCCAGGGACATGGTCCCGGTCAGCAGCAGCTGGTCCTCAATAAGCAGGATGTGGCCATCAGCCAGATTGAGCCGATCGGCCATTATGCAGTCAGACTGGTATTCGATGACGGTCATAACTCGGGGCTATTTAGCTGGCAATACCTGCGAAAGCTCTGTGAGCAAGAGGATGAGCTATGGCAACTTTATCAGCAGCGTGTGTCTGCACGCCACGATGTGCCCATTAAGTTTACCCCCTGA
- the hslU gene encoding HslU--HslV peptidase ATPase subunit: MTAMTPREIVHELDQHIIGQDKAKKAVAIALRNRWRRMQLAEELRTEVTPKNILMIGPTGVGKTEIARRLAKLANAPFIKVEATKFTEVGYVGKEVETIIRDLVEVSFKMTREQQTKKHKHRAEEAAEERILDALLPPAKDAWGETQQSDNSSTRQVFRKKLREGQLDDKEIDIEVAETSPQVEIMAPPGMEEMTNQLQGMFQNLSGDKKKSRKLKIKEAFKLLIEEEAAKLVNPEELKEQAIFAVEQNGIVFIDEIDKICKRGEASGPDVSREGVQRDLLPLIEGSTVSTKHGMVKTDHILFIASGAFQMAKPSDLIPELQGRLPIRVELEALTAKDFKRILTEPHASLTEQQQALMDTESVSIAFSDDAIERIAQAAWQVNEKTENIGARRLHTVMEKLMEEISFDASDKAGESLTIDAAYVDKHLDMLVQDEDLSRFIL, from the coding sequence ATGACAGCAATGACCCCAAGAGAAATCGTCCATGAGCTGGACCAGCATATTATTGGTCAGGACAAAGCGAAGAAAGCCGTCGCCATCGCGCTCAGAAACCGCTGGCGTCGCATGCAGCTTGCTGAAGAGCTGCGTACTGAAGTCACCCCAAAAAATATTCTAATGATTGGTCCTACGGGTGTGGGTAAGACCGAAATCGCCCGCCGACTGGCTAAGCTCGCAAACGCGCCATTCATCAAAGTTGAAGCGACTAAGTTCACCGAAGTCGGTTATGTGGGTAAAGAAGTCGAAACCATCATCCGCGATTTGGTTGAAGTGTCTTTTAAAATGACACGCGAGCAGCAAACCAAGAAGCACAAACACCGCGCAGAAGAAGCCGCTGAAGAACGCATTTTAGATGCACTACTGCCACCAGCCAAAGATGCCTGGGGCGAAACACAACAGAGTGATAACAGCTCTACACGTCAGGTATTCCGTAAGAAACTGCGTGAAGGTCAGCTGGATGACAAAGAGATCGACATTGAAGTGGCAGAAACCTCTCCTCAGGTTGAGATCATGGCACCGCCAGGCATGGAAGAAATGACCAATCAGTTGCAGGGCATGTTCCAGAATCTGTCAGGCGACAAAAAGAAAAGCCGCAAGCTAAAAATCAAAGAAGCCTTCAAGCTGTTGATTGAAGAGGAAGCCGCGAAGCTGGTCAACCCGGAAGAGCTAAAAGAGCAGGCGATTTTTGCCGTTGAGCAAAATGGTATCGTGTTCATTGATGAAATCGACAAAATTTGTAAGCGTGGCGAAGCTTCTGGACCCGATGTCAGTCGTGAAGGGGTTCAGCGCGACCTGCTGCCACTCATTGAAGGCTCTACCGTCAGCACCAAACATGGCATGGTAAAAACGGACCATATCCTGTTTATCGCTTCAGGGGCATTCCAGATGGCGAAGCCTTCTGATCTTATTCCTGAGCTGCAAGGTCGCTTACCGATCCGTGTTGAGCTCGAAGCACTTACAGCAAAAGATTTCAAACGCATTCTGACTGAACCACATGCGTCACTCACGGAGCAACAACAAGCCCTGATGGACACAGAAAGTGTCAGCATCGCATTCAGTGATGATGCCATTGAGCGCATTGCACAGGCTGCCTGGCAGGTGAATGAGAAAACAGAAAACATTGGTGCCCGTCGTCTGCACACTGTGATGGAAAAGCTAATGGAAGAGATCTCTTTCGATGCCTCCGATAAAGCCGGTGAGTCACTAACGATAGATGCCGCCTATGTCGACAAGCATTTAGATATGCTGGTACAGGACGAAGATCTGAGCCGCTTTATTCTTTAA
- a CDS encoding MJ1255/VC2487 family glycosyltransferase yields MKILYGVQGTGNGHITRARVMAECFTRLGIDVDYVFSGRPDERYFDMSVFGDYQTRRGISFATRHGRLHYQGTLQQLRVGRFVKDVQRFDMRGYDMVFNDFEPVTAWAARRAKVPVVAMSHQSAFLSPKVPIFGGNFMLRSLIRWFAPADIHLGVHWQPFAQNIVPPLIPYQLGDFGNQSIANKVLVYLPFEDLSHIVELLKDFPDREFYCYHPDAHDTSLNHIHLRAPSRDGFIADLANASGVVANAGFELSSEALKFGKKLLLKPLQGQFEQQSNAMTLQSLGLAQVMNYLNSEALDEWLESPGGQQINFPSDATPLALWLTKGQWHNVNELHDTLWQAVLSKAPKAA; encoded by the coding sequence ATTTTATATGGCGTACAAGGGACTGGTAATGGTCATATTACCCGCGCCCGGGTGATGGCAGAGTGTTTTACGCGTTTGGGCATTGATGTCGATTATGTGTTTTCAGGTCGTCCCGACGAGCGTTACTTTGATATGTCGGTGTTTGGCGACTATCAAACTCGTCGCGGGATCAGCTTTGCGACCCGTCATGGCCGGTTGCATTACCAGGGGACGCTTCAGCAATTACGTGTCGGGCGCTTTGTGAAGGATGTGCAGCGCTTTGATATGCGTGGCTACGATATGGTCTTTAACGATTTTGAGCCGGTAACGGCCTGGGCGGCACGCCGAGCCAAGGTGCCTGTGGTTGCTATGAGTCATCAAAGTGCTTTCTTATCACCCAAAGTGCCCATCTTTGGCGGCAACTTTATGCTGCGTTCGTTAATTCGCTGGTTCGCGCCGGCAGACATTCACCTGGGTGTACACTGGCAACCTTTTGCCCAAAACATCGTGCCGCCTTTGATTCCTTATCAGTTGGGGGATTTTGGCAATCAGTCTATTGCTAATAAAGTACTGGTTTATTTGCCCTTTGAAGATCTGTCACATATCGTCGAGTTGCTTAAAGACTTTCCTGACCGGGAGTTTTACTGCTATCACCCGGATGCACACGACACGTCACTGAATCACATTCATCTGCGCGCGCCGTCGCGAGATGGGTTCATTGCTGACTTAGCCAATGCGTCCGGAGTGGTGGCCAATGCCGGGTTTGAATTGTCCAGTGAAGCGCTGAAGTTTGGTAAAAAGCTGCTGTTAAAGCCATTACAGGGGCAGTTTGAACAGCAAAGTAATGCCATGACCTTACAGTCGCTGGGATTAGCCCAGGTAATGAATTACCTGAATTCAGAGGCGCTGGACGAATGGTTAGAATCACCGGGTGGACAGCAAATTAATTTCCCCAGTGATGCTACGCCATTGGCGTTGTGGCTGACAAAGGGACAGTGGCATAATGTCAATGAGTTACATGATACGCTCTGGCAAGCAGTGCTCAGTAAAGCACCAAAAGCCGCTTAA
- the hslV gene encoding ATP-dependent protease subunit HslV, with protein sequence MTTIVSVRRGDKVVIGGDGQVSLGNTVMKGNAKKVRRLYNGKVLAGFAGGTADAFTLFERFETKLEMHQGHLTRAAVEMAKDWRTDRALRKLEALLAVADETASLIITGNGDVVQPEHDLIAIGSGGNFAQAAATALIENTDLSAREIVEKSLKIAGDICVFTNNFQTIEEL encoded by the coding sequence ATGACAACTATCGTGAGTGTTCGCCGAGGCGACAAAGTCGTAATTGGCGGAGATGGCCAGGTATCACTTGGCAATACGGTAATGAAAGGCAACGCTAAAAAAGTGCGTCGCCTCTACAACGGTAAGGTACTTGCAGGCTTTGCCGGTGGCACTGCCGACGCCTTCACCCTGTTTGAACGCTTTGAAACCAAACTGGAAATGCACCAGGGTCACCTCACCCGTGCGGCCGTTGAAATGGCAAAAGACTGGCGAACCGACAGAGCACTGCGCAAACTGGAAGCTCTGCTGGCCGTTGCCGATGAGACAGCATCATTGATCATCACAGGTAATGGTGACGTTGTTCAGCCAGAGCACGATCTAATCGCCATCGGTAGTGGTGGTAACTTTGCTCAGGCAGCAGCCACTGCGCTGATTGAGAACACCGACCTGAGTGCCCGAGAAATTGTGGAAAAGAGCCTTAAAATCGCAGGCGATATCTGCGTCTTTACCAACAATTTCCAAACCATCGAAGAATTGTAA
- a CDS encoding methyl-accepting chemotaxis protein encodes MAFLENLTIKRRLQLNALVVGVALVVMLAVIMIEASTMRKLNETIQYAEELELHELSMRKHEKNFLFYKDTEALDLYAKDYSELQRKAGLLAEIFSEFGISDSNLREFERLAQTYVDDFNHVVELQKSIGLHPKDGLYGALRGAVHEVETMLKQRSRNDLLVSMLMLRRAEKDFMLRLDLKYLKKFDDQISKFEGQVKAAGFDAQYERQIQTLIKQYQTRFRNLVDAQTKLGLDLQSGALGSMKKSVEQSDAVVVRIVEQAKQAVTDNTQMAQMAALIIFVVASVVVMLLVLSTSQSIIRPVERVYQTIERIRRENNLRIPIEQTGNDEITLMTKDFNSLIGDFKELIGDVNSALAIINDATHHLSDTTAQTSAGMTEQLHEADMVATAATEMQATIQDISHNTEAAADKAESTNKNAQLGRSEVTATIEHIMQLSESLGGASDVVGQLERDGETIGSVLDVIRGIAEQTNLLALNAAIEAARAGEQGRGFAVVADEVRSLAQRTQDSTQEIESIISTLQQRTREVVNIMEQCREQGNESVAQAERAGDLLGMITEDVQTIMEMSTHIATAIDEQKQVASEVNKNVVKIRDIAQVASDHASSNAQSSEELSEQARNLYESVEKYQV; translated from the coding sequence ATGGCATTTCTGGAAAATCTGACCATCAAGCGGCGCTTGCAGTTAAATGCGCTGGTGGTGGGTGTGGCTTTAGTCGTTATGCTGGCAGTGATCATGATCGAAGCCAGTACCATGCGTAAACTGAATGAAACCATTCAGTATGCTGAGGAGCTTGAACTTCATGAGCTCTCAATGCGCAAACATGAAAAGAACTTTTTGTTCTATAAAGATACAGAGGCACTGGATTTGTATGCTAAGGACTACAGTGAGTTGCAACGTAAAGCTGGCCTATTGGCCGAGATATTTTCCGAGTTTGGTATCAGCGACAGTAACTTACGTGAGTTCGAACGTCTTGCGCAAACCTACGTAGATGATTTCAATCACGTTGTTGAGTTACAAAAAAGCATAGGACTGCATCCAAAGGATGGCCTCTATGGCGCGCTTCGTGGCGCTGTGCACGAGGTAGAGACCATGCTCAAACAGCGGTCACGTAATGACCTGCTGGTCAGTATGTTGATGCTCCGACGAGCAGAGAAAGATTTTATGTTGCGACTGGATCTGAAATACCTCAAAAAGTTTGACGATCAAATCAGCAAATTTGAGGGCCAGGTCAAAGCCGCTGGCTTTGATGCGCAGTATGAGCGTCAGATCCAGACCCTGATTAAGCAATATCAAACTCGCTTCAGAAATTTAGTCGATGCACAGACCAAGCTTGGGCTGGATCTTCAAAGTGGTGCCCTGGGCAGCATGAAGAAAAGCGTTGAGCAAAGTGATGCTGTCGTCGTACGAATTGTCGAGCAGGCAAAACAAGCTGTCACAGATAATACGCAAATGGCGCAAATGGCTGCCCTGATCATTTTTGTGGTGGCCTCTGTGGTGGTGATGCTACTGGTGCTGTCGACCAGCCAGTCAATTATTCGTCCGGTTGAGCGGGTTTATCAGACCATAGAGCGGATCCGTCGCGAGAATAATTTACGCATCCCTATCGAACAGACGGGTAACGATGAAATTACCTTGATGACCAAAGACTTTAATAGTCTGATTGGCGACTTTAAAGAGTTGATTGGTGATGTAAACAGCGCGCTTGCGATCATCAATGATGCAACCCACCATTTATCAGATACCACAGCACAGACCAGTGCAGGCATGACTGAGCAGTTGCACGAGGCCGATATGGTGGCAACGGCGGCCACTGAGATGCAGGCTACGATCCAGGATATTTCGCATAATACCGAAGCGGCTGCAGATAAAGCGGAGTCAACCAACAAGAATGCACAGTTAGGGCGCTCTGAGGTGACTGCAACGATAGAGCATATTATGCAGCTGTCTGAATCGCTGGGTGGTGCATCCGACGTGGTGGGCCAGTTAGAACGCGATGGCGAAACGATAGGCTCGGTACTGGATGTGATCCGCGGTATCGCAGAGCAAACGAACCTGTTGGCACTGAATGCGGCGATTGAAGCGGCCCGTGCCGGTGAGCAAGGTCGTGGCTTTGCTGTGGTCGCGGATGAAGTGCGCTCGCTGGCGCAACGTACTCAGGATTCGACGCAGGAAATAGAAAGTATTATTTCGACCTTGCAACAGCGTACCCGTGAAGTGGTTAATATTATGGAGCAGTGTCGTGAGCAGGGTAATGAAAGTGTGGCACAGGCCGAACGCGCAGGCGATCTGCTCGGTATGATCACCGAAGATGTGCAAACGATTATGGAAATGAGCACCCACATTGCCACCGCGATAGATGAGCAAAAACAGGTTGCCTCTGAAGTGAACAAAAACGTGGTGAAGATCCGTGACATTGCCCAGGTGGCGTCAGATCATGCTAGCAGTAATGCACAAAGCAGTGAGGAACTCTCAGAGCAGGCGCGTAATTTATACGAGTCGGTGGAAAAATACCAAGTCTAG